Proteins encoded within one genomic window of Synechococcus sp. PCC 7335:
- the msrB gene encoding peptide-methionine (R)-S-oxide reductase MsrB, with the protein MPDKVVKTDEEWKEQLTPEAYQVTRKAGTERAFTSPLNNNKAEGIYRCVCCGSELFTSETKFDSGTGWPSFYAPSQPENVRDKKDFSHFMIRTETVCAVCDAHLGHVFNDGPRPTGKRYCMNGVALSFESADVNNDGQVKGATPAEAAG; encoded by the coding sequence ATGCCAGATAAGGTCGTTAAGACAGATGAAGAATGGAAAGAGCAGCTAACACCTGAAGCCTATCAGGTAACGCGCAAAGCAGGCACCGAGCGAGCTTTTACCAGTCCACTGAACAACAATAAAGCTGAAGGCATCTATCGGTGCGTGTGCTGTGGTTCAGAGCTATTTACCTCCGAAACCAAGTTTGATTCGGGCACCGGCTGGCCTAGCTTCTATGCGCCTAGTCAACCCGAAAACGTGCGAGACAAGAAAGACTTTAGTCACTTCATGATTCGTACAGAGACTGTCTGCGCTGTTTGCGATGCCCATTTGGGTCATGTGTTTAACGATGGACCTAGACCAACTGGCAAACGCTATTGTATGAACGGGGTTGCGCTTTCATTCGAGTCTGCGGACGTCAATAACGATGGCCAAGTTAAAGGAGCCACGCCAGCTGAAGCTGCGGGTTGA
- a CDS encoding DUF2237 family protein: MTDAAKTNAENVLGGSLESCCSDPMTGFYRDGSCHTGPQDRGVHVVCAQLTDAFLRYTKAQGNDLSTPQPLYNFPGLKPGDRWCLCASRWKEAMDDGVAPPVVLASTHKAALQYVSLDDLKAHSA, from the coding sequence ATGACAGATGCTGCAAAAACCAACGCTGAAAATGTGTTAGGCGGTTCCTTAGAAAGTTGTTGCAGTGATCCTATGACCGGATTCTATCGAGATGGAAGTTGCCACACTGGTCCACAAGATAGAGGGGTTCATGTTGTCTGTGCTCAGCTTACTGATGCTTTTCTTCGCTATACCAAAGCGCAGGGTAATGACTTGAGCACTCCTCAGCCTTTGTACAATTTTCCAGGACTAAAGCCAGGAGATAGGTGGTGTTTGTGCGCGTCCCGGTGGAAAGAAGCGATGGACGATGGCGTTGCTCCACCTGTTGTATTAGCATCTACCCATAAAGCAGCCTTACAGTATGTCAGTCTTGACGATCTAAAAGCTCATTCTGCCTAG
- a CDS encoding cation diffusion facilitator family transporter, with amino-acid sequence MSTGSSKVSIYAAMAANVAIGIAKFIGAYISGSSAMLSEGIHSVVDSVNEVLLLYGLRQSETGPDEQYPLGRGQELYFWSLMVAVLIFALGGGVSIIQGVRSLQSVEISSDPIVSYCVLGAAAVFEGAALTVSIREFNKIQSNADMGLWKAIRVSKDPSSFIVIVEDSAALVGLLIAFIGVWMSETTGNPIYDAIASIAIGGLLTVVATALVAKTKGLLVGESASLETRESIKTIVRSDEAVSDSEPPITLHFGPEDIMLALNIEFRDELSADEIEAAVRRIEKTIRGTHTEVKRIFIEAASVD; translated from the coding sequence ATGTCCACTGGTTCATCCAAAGTCTCAATCTACGCAGCGATGGCAGCGAATGTTGCCATTGGCATTGCTAAGTTTATCGGTGCCTACATTAGCGGCAGTTCGGCAATGCTCTCTGAAGGCATCCATTCTGTTGTAGATTCTGTCAACGAAGTCCTGCTGCTGTATGGCCTTAGGCAAAGTGAAACAGGACCAGATGAGCAGTATCCACTCGGACGAGGCCAGGAGCTATATTTTTGGTCGCTGATGGTGGCAGTGCTGATCTTCGCGCTAGGCGGTGGCGTGTCGATCATTCAAGGCGTACGAAGCTTACAGTCGGTAGAGATTTCTAGCGATCCAATCGTGAGCTACTGTGTTCTTGGAGCCGCAGCGGTGTTTGAAGGGGCAGCGCTAACAGTTTCGATTAGAGAATTTAACAAGATACAATCTAACGCCGATATGGGGCTGTGGAAGGCAATTCGCGTCAGTAAAGATCCCAGCTCTTTTATTGTGATTGTCGAAGACTCGGCGGCATTAGTAGGACTGCTGATTGCATTTATCGGCGTGTGGATGAGCGAAACAACAGGAAATCCGATCTATGATGCGATCGCCTCGATTGCTATTGGCGGACTGCTGACTGTCGTGGCTACTGCACTTGTTGCCAAGACCAAAGGCTTGCTGGTTGGTGAGAGCGCTTCATTAGAAACTCGTGAAAGTATCAAAACGATTGTGCGCTCAGACGAGGCCGTTTCCGATTCTGAGCCACCGATCACCCTGCATTTTGGGCCAGAAGACATTATGCTGGCACTCAATATCGAATTTCGAGACGAGCTTTCAGCCGATGAAATCGAAGCTGCGGTTAGACGAATAGAAAAGACAATTCGAGGAACGCATACTGAAGTTAAACGAATCTTTATTGAAGCCGCTTCAGTAGATTAG
- the petA gene encoding cytochrome f, which translates to MFSAALRSVGVFLAAFILLCSSSWAIPQSAAAYPFWAQENYDSPREATGKIVCANCHLGEKKTVLEVPQSVLPDTVFKAVVKVPYDLDAQQVLGDGSKGGLNVGAVLMLPEGFTVAPDERIPEELKEEVGSTYFMPYSEEEPNIVLVGPVPGEQYQEIVFPVLSPDPKTDKNVHFGKNLVFVGGNRGRGQVYPTGQASNNVAYNASAAGTIDSIEDTGFGYNVTINTEDGSTVTDEISAGAQLLVSEGESVEVGTPLTTNPNVGGFGQTEKELVLQSPTRIKGLIAFLVAISLSQILLVLKKKQVEKVQAAEMSF; encoded by the coding sequence ATGTTTAGCGCCGCTCTTCGTAGCGTAGGTGTCTTCTTAGCTGCTTTTATTCTTTTGTGCTCTAGTAGCTGGGCTATCCCTCAGTCTGCTGCGGCCTACCCCTTCTGGGCTCAAGAAAACTACGACTCACCTCGTGAGGCGACTGGCAAGATTGTCTGTGCCAACTGCCACCTAGGCGAAAAGAAAACCGTCCTCGAAGTGCCTCAGTCCGTACTACCCGATACTGTCTTCAAAGCGGTCGTCAAGGTGCCCTATGACCTAGATGCTCAGCAGGTATTGGGTGATGGAAGCAAAGGCGGTCTCAACGTTGGCGCAGTCTTGATGCTACCTGAAGGGTTTACAGTTGCCCCCGATGAACGCATTCCTGAAGAACTCAAAGAAGAAGTCGGTAGTACCTACTTCATGCCGTACAGCGAAGAGGAGCCCAACATTGTTCTAGTTGGTCCTGTTCCTGGCGAGCAGTATCAAGAGATAGTCTTTCCTGTGCTCTCTCCCGATCCAAAGACTGATAAGAACGTTCACTTTGGTAAAAACCTAGTATTCGTAGGGGGTAATCGGGGCCGTGGTCAGGTCTATCCTACCGGTCAAGCGTCCAATAACGTTGCATACAATGCCTCAGCAGCAGGTACGATTGATTCGATCGAAGACACGGGCTTCGGCTACAACGTGACTATCAATACAGAAGACGGTTCAACAGTCACTGATGAAATCTCAGCAGGTGCTCAGCTACTCGTCAGCGAAGGTGAATCGGTTGAAGTCGGTACGCCTTTGACAACGAATCCTAATGTCGGTGGCTTTGGCCAAACCGAGAAGGAATTGGTTTTACAGAGTCCTACTCGAATTAAAGGCTTGATTGCCTTCCTAGTTGCTATCAGTCTCTCTCAGATTCTGCTGGTTCTGAAGAAGAAACAGGTTGAAAAAGTCCAGGCTGCTGAGATGAGTTTCTAA
- the petC gene encoding cytochrome b6-f complex iron-sulfur subunit: protein MTQAAGNPDVPDLGRRQFMNLLTFGTITGTALGAAYPIIKYFIPPSSGGGGGGVTAKDALGNDVKAAAFLEENSPGAKVLVQGLKGDPTYLVVKEEGGLENYGISSICTHLGCVVPWNENAGKFMCPCHGSQYDATGKVVRGPAPLSLALAHADVTEDDNVVLTNWEETDFRTGDKPWW from the coding sequence ATGACCCAAGCTGCTGGCAATCCTGATGTTCCTGATCTAGGGCGTCGCCAATTTATGAATTTGCTGACATTCGGTACCATTACTGGAACCGCATTAGGCGCTGCATACCCGATAATCAAATATTTCATTCCGCCTAGCAGTGGTGGCGGCGGTGGCGGTGTAACGGCCAAAGATGCTTTAGGTAACGATGTCAAAGCGGCTGCCTTCTTAGAAGAAAACAGCCCTGGCGCTAAGGTGCTGGTACAAGGTCTTAAAGGTGATCCGACTTATCTAGTTGTCAAAGAAGAAGGCGGGCTTGAGAACTACGGTATTAGCTCTATTTGCACTCATTTGGGCTGCGTAGTGCCGTGGAATGAAAATGCCGGTAAGTTTATGTGCCCTTGTCATGGTTCGCAGTACGATGCCACTGGAAAGGTTGTTCGAGGTCCGGCTCCGCTGTCTTTAGCCTTAGCGCACGCGGATGTCACCGAAGATGACAATGTTGTGCTTACCAACTGGGAAGAAACAGATTTTCGTACTGGCGACAAACCCTGGTGGTAG
- a CDS encoding DUF3067 family protein codes for MTGLDLHKVLIEKWGYSYDVQLRRLPRKVFFQVMWRYLEQASFPMTEEDYFAHLEEIVAYLNAWGAAEQIRAFIEQTNERPRLGKAVSIPVDLGSRASEWLLE; via the coding sequence ATGACTGGACTAGACTTACACAAGGTACTCATCGAAAAATGGGGCTATTCTTACGACGTTCAGCTTAGAAGGTTGCCGCGCAAAGTTTTCTTTCAGGTGATGTGGCGCTATCTAGAGCAAGCTTCCTTCCCGATGACTGAAGAAGACTACTTTGCTCACCTAGAAGAAATAGTGGCCTATCTAAACGCTTGGGGCGCGGCGGAGCAGATTCGAGCGTTCATTGAGCAAACAAATGAGCGACCTCGACTCGGCAAAGCTGTCAGTATCCCGGTAGATCTGGGCTCACGCGCATCTGAATGGCTATTAGAGTAG
- a CDS encoding ribose-phosphate pyrophosphokinase, which yields MIRSATLPLKAMLPRIETNNRLKLFSGSSNRTLSMEVARYLGTDLGPMVRKRFADGELYVQIQESIRGCDVYLIQPTCHPVNDNLMELLIMIDACRRASARQITAVIPYYGYARADRKTAGRESITAKLVANLITQAGANRVLAIDLHSAQIQGYFDIPCDHVYGSTVLTEYLASKNIEDLVVVSPDVGGVARARHFAKMLDDAPLAIIDKRRQAHNVAEVMNLIGDVEGKTAVLVDDMIDTAGTICEGARVLREKGAKHVYACATHAVFSPPAVERLSQGLFEEVIVTNSIPVVPDRQFDQLTMLSVANMLGETIWRIHEESSVSSMFRG from the coding sequence GTGATTCGCTCTGCAACTCTGCCGTTAAAGGCAATGCTTCCCCGCATTGAGACGAACAACCGACTAAAGCTTTTTTCGGGCTCATCGAACCGTACACTTTCGATGGAAGTAGCTCGCTATCTAGGTACGGACTTGGGTCCGATGGTGCGTAAGCGCTTTGCCGATGGCGAACTCTATGTCCAAATTCAAGAGTCCATTCGAGGCTGCGATGTTTACTTGATCCAGCCGACCTGCCATCCGGTCAATGACAACCTGATGGAGCTATTAATTATGATCGATGCCTGCCGCCGGGCATCGGCTAGACAGATTACAGCGGTGATTCCTTATTATGGGTATGCGCGGGCTGATCGTAAAACTGCCGGGCGTGAATCGATTACGGCTAAACTTGTCGCAAACTTGATCACACAAGCAGGTGCTAATCGGGTTTTGGCAATTGATCTGCACTCCGCGCAGATTCAAGGCTACTTCGATATTCCCTGTGATCATGTGTATGGCTCGACAGTATTGACCGAATACTTAGCAAGCAAGAACATCGAAGATCTTGTGGTTGTCTCACCAGACGTAGGCGGGGTTGCTCGCGCTAGACATTTTGCCAAGATGCTAGACGACGCGCCGCTAGCCATTATTGACAAGAGGCGGCAGGCGCATAACGTTGCTGAGGTCATGAACCTAATCGGTGATGTTGAGGGAAAGACAGCGGTGCTAGTCGACGATATGATCGATACAGCAGGTACGATTTGCGAGGGAGCTAGGGTGCTCCGCGAGAAAGGTGCTAAGCACGTGTATGCTTGCGCTACCCATGCGGTCTTTTCGCCTCCGGCGGTAGAGCGGCTATCACAAGGGTTGTTTGAAGAAGTGATTGTTACAAACTCAATTCCGGTTGTTCCCGATCGTCAGTTTGACCAGCTGACCATGCTATCGGTAGCTAATATGCTAGGTGAAACCATTTGGCGCATTCATGAAGAGAGTTCGGTAAGCAGTATGTTTAGAGGTTAG
- the rpsU gene encoding 30S ribosomal protein S21, whose translation MAQVVLGQDENLEAALRRFKRKVVRAGIFQDIKKNRYFETPPEKHKRKALARQRQRKRRSRR comes from the coding sequence ATGGCTCAAGTTGTCCTCGGACAAGACGAAAATCTCGAAGCCGCTCTACGGCGCTTTAAGCGCAAGGTAGTACGAGCAGGTATTTTCCAAGACATTAAAAAGAATCGCTATTTCGAGACACCTCCCGAAAAGCACAAGCGTAAAGCGCTAGCTCGTCAGCGCCAGCGCAAGCGTCGCTCTAGACGATAG
- a CDS encoding RNA-binding protein, translating into MSIYVGNLSYSAKEEDLEGVFGEYGTVKRITLPTDRETGRPRGFAFVEMEEDATEEKAIEALDGAEWMGRELRVNKAKPREPRNRPSGGGWN; encoded by the coding sequence ATGTCAATTTATGTTGGTAACTTGTCTTACAGTGCAAAAGAAGAAGATCTAGAAGGCGTGTTTGGCGAATACGGCACCGTCAAACGCATTACCCTTCCGACCGATCGCGAAACAGGGCGGCCTCGCGGCTTTGCCTTCGTGGAGATGGAAGAAGATGCCACCGAAGAAAAGGCAATCGAAGCGCTAGATGGGGCTGAATGGATGGGCCGTGAACTGCGGGTGAACAAGGCCAAACCGCGCGAGCCACGTAATCGACCTTCTGGTGGTGGCTGGAACTAA
- a CDS encoding argininosuccinate synthase — MGRADKVVLAYSGGVDTTVCIPYLKEEYGVKEVITLAADLGQGDELEPIRKKALDCGAAESVVTDVTEPFITDYAFPAIQANALYENRYPLSTALARPLIAKLLVDTAEKYGADAVAHGCTGKGNDQVRFDVAIAALNPELKVLAPAREWGMSREEAMAYGEKFGLSFPVKKSSPYSIDRNLLGRSIEAGPLEDPWTEPTEEVFVMTSAIADTPNEAEYVEIGFEKGIPTSLNGEELPPVALVTKLNELAGRHGVGRIDMIENRLVGIKSREIYEAPALLVLIAAHRDLESLTLTGDVTQYKRNIEQSYGQMIYNGLWYNPLKSALDAFIKQTQERVTGTVRIKLLKGNAILAGRKSKNALYTDELSTYGSNDQFDHRAAEGFIYVWGLPTRVWSQQTR, encoded by the coding sequence ATGGGCCGCGCAGACAAAGTCGTTTTGGCATACTCGGGTGGAGTAGATACTACGGTATGTATCCCCTACCTCAAAGAGGAATACGGTGTGAAAGAGGTGATTACCCTAGCTGCTGATCTTGGGCAGGGCGATGAACTAGAGCCCATCCGCAAGAAGGCGCTCGACTGTGGCGCTGCTGAATCTGTAGTCACCGATGTGACTGAACCTTTTATCACCGATTATGCTTTTCCGGCTATTCAGGCTAACGCGCTCTATGAAAACCGCTACCCACTATCGACGGCACTGGCTCGTCCGCTGATTGCCAAGCTGCTAGTTGATACGGCTGAAAAATACGGCGCTGACGCCGTTGCCCATGGCTGTACCGGCAAAGGGAACGACCAGGTACGATTCGATGTAGCGATCGCCGCGCTAAACCCCGAGCTGAAGGTACTTGCCCCCGCGCGTGAATGGGGAATGAGCCGAGAGGAAGCGATGGCCTATGGTGAAAAGTTTGGTCTATCTTTCCCAGTCAAAAAATCCTCTCCCTACAGCATCGATCGCAATTTGCTAGGCCGTTCAATTGAAGCTGGTCCGTTAGAAGATCCTTGGACAGAGCCGACCGAAGAAGTATTTGTGATGACTAGTGCGATCGCTGATACTCCAAACGAGGCTGAGTACGTCGAGATTGGTTTTGAAAAAGGCATTCCTACTAGCCTTAATGGTGAAGAGCTTCCTCCGGTTGCTTTAGTCACAAAACTAAACGAACTCGCTGGTCGTCATGGTGTCGGCCGCATCGACATGATCGAGAATCGCTTAGTTGGCATTAAGTCTCGTGAAATCTACGAAGCACCTGCGCTACTAGTTCTTATCGCTGCCCATCGCGATTTAGAAAGCCTTACACTGACAGGTGATGTGACCCAATACAAGCGTAATATTGAACAGTCTTACGGCCAAATGATCTACAACGGCCTTTGGTATAATCCGCTCAAATCTGCTTTGGATGCGTTTATTAAGCAAACTCAAGAGCGGGTCACAGGCACCGTCCGTATCAAGTTACTTAAAGGCAATGCGATCCTGGCTGGACGCAAGTCTAAGAATGCTCTCTACACGGACGAGCTTTCCACCTACGGTAGTAATGATCAGTTTGACCATAGAGCAGCCGAAGGTTTTATCTACGTTTGGGGCTTGCCTACTCGGGTTTGGTCACAGCAAACCCGCTGA
- a CDS encoding glycosyltransferase family 2 protein, producing MFFSVVIPTYNRQPILEKCLRAMENQVLRPGGSVEGYEIVLVDDGSTDGTVEWIRANADELAHVALYEQDHEGAAIARNFGVQQAKGDTIIFIDSDLVVLDGFLQHHADALSDAYQRGNERVFTYGRVVNTCNFDQPTSEPFKVTDYSRAFFATGNVAIQKRWLIEAGLFDAQFTQYGWEDLELGVRLKNNGLSLIKCPEAVGYHWHPAFSVEELPELIDKEIQRARMGVVFYQKHPTLDVRLMIQMTWLHRVLWGALSLGGTLNERTLEPALRWLVDKGYPQLSQELSRVFLNWYNVNAVYRAYREVGYSKRDQNAYDAAQPSGD from the coding sequence ATGTTTTTTAGCGTCGTCATTCCCACCTATAACCGCCAGCCGATTCTAGAAAAGTGCCTAAGAGCCATGGAAAATCAGGTACTCCGTCCTGGTGGTTCGGTAGAGGGCTATGAAATTGTGCTAGTAGATGATGGTTCGACAGATGGCACGGTCGAGTGGATTCGAGCCAATGCCGATGAGTTAGCGCATGTGGCGCTCTACGAACAGGACCATGAAGGGGCTGCGATCGCTCGCAACTTTGGTGTTCAGCAAGCGAAAGGTGACACTATCATTTTTATCGACAGCGACCTCGTCGTTTTGGACGGCTTTTTGCAGCACCACGCTGATGCGCTAAGCGATGCGTACCAAAGAGGTAACGAGCGCGTTTTTACCTATGGGCGCGTGGTCAACACTTGTAATTTTGATCAGCCTACTTCAGAGCCGTTCAAAGTCACTGACTATTCGCGCGCCTTCTTTGCGACGGGTAATGTCGCTATCCAAAAGCGCTGGCTGATAGAAGCAGGATTGTTTGATGCGCAGTTTACTCAGTATGGCTGGGAGGATCTTGAGCTAGGCGTACGGCTAAAGAACAACGGTCTTTCTTTGATTAAATGTCCAGAGGCTGTCGGCTATCACTGGCATCCAGCTTTTTCTGTAGAAGAGCTACCTGAGCTAATCGATAAAGAAATTCAGCGAGCACGTATGGGCGTAGTGTTCTACCAAAAGCATCCTACTTTAGATGTGCGGCTAATGATTCAAATGACTTGGCTACACCGGGTGCTGTGGGGCGCACTTTCTTTAGGGGGCACGCTCAATGAACGGACACTTGAACCGGCACTGCGTTGGCTGGTTGATAAAGGCTATCCGCAGCTATCGCAAGAACTAAGCCGGGTATTTTTGAACTGGTATAACGTTAATGCGGTATACAGGGCTTACCGAGAGGTAGGCTACTCGAAGCGGGACCAGAACGCCTACGACGCCGCTCAGCCTTCAGGTGATTAG
- a CDS encoding GNAT family N-acetyltransferase — protein sequence MKQTTPQKKNNRLQLDNRMSYVTLRPTRQADLDFVIAAERHPDNAPYVGQWTLEQHKDAIASQNNAHLIVEKTSTATHFAQSMQSADRHSIGYVILVGLQDPHLSLLLKRIVILPKGKGFGRKTLQWVKRFTFEQLGYHRLALDVVGSNQRAQRLYRSEGFVDEGKLREAYKTPTGYEDLLLLSILESEYATNPS from the coding sequence ATGAAACAAACGACCCCTCAGAAGAAGAATAACCGCCTACAGTTAGACAATCGGATGAGCTATGTTACCTTGCGTCCTACTCGTCAAGCGGATTTGGACTTTGTGATCGCCGCTGAGCGACATCCAGACAATGCGCCTTACGTGGGCCAATGGACACTAGAGCAGCATAAAGACGCGATCGCTTCTCAAAACAACGCTCACCTGATCGTAGAAAAAACGAGCACCGCCACACACTTCGCTCAATCGATGCAATCTGCTGATAGGCATTCTATTGGCTATGTCATTCTAGTTGGTCTACAAGACCCGCATTTATCGCTGCTGCTCAAGCGAATTGTTATTTTGCCCAAAGGTAAAGGATTTGGTAGAAAGACCCTGCAATGGGTTAAGCGCTTTACCTTCGAGCAACTAGGCTATCATCGGCTAGCGCTAGACGTTGTAGGCAGTAATCAGCGAGCTCAACGCCTCTATCGCAGCGAGGGATTTGTCGATGAAGGCAAATTGAGAGAAGCTTACAAGACACCCACAGGCTATGAAGATCTGCTACTCTTATCAATTCTTGAAAGCGAGTATGCGACGAATCCTAGCTAA
- the map gene encoding type I methionyl aminopeptidase, with translation MSQSTVLHNSNDAPFRGITLLSERELEAMRPACRLSCELLDFLTPMVVPGVSTLELNDAAESWTRQHGATSAPLGYPGARGAIDFPKSICTSINEVVCHGIPSEKDILQEGDIINIDVTPLLNGYHGDSSRTFMVGEVSPTARKLVEVTEKSLWKGIEAVKVGGRIGDIGAAIQAYAESEGFAVVRDFVGHGVHRIFHAEPQVPHYGVAGKGKKIRPGMVFTIEPMLNEGTHEVELLEDQWTAVTRDGMLSAQFEHTLAVTKSGVEVLTKMPAAVLA, from the coding sequence ATGTCGCAATCCACAGTGCTACACAATTCCAACGATGCCCCCTTTAGAGGAATTACGCTTCTTTCTGAAAGGGAACTAGAGGCGATGCGTCCTGCCTGCCGATTGTCTTGTGAGCTACTGGACTTCCTTACTCCTATGGTCGTGCCTGGCGTTAGTACGCTGGAGCTGAACGATGCGGCTGAAAGCTGGACTAGACAGCACGGTGCAACAAGCGCTCCGCTTGGCTATCCAGGTGCTAGGGGCGCTATTGACTTTCCAAAGTCTATTTGTACTAGTATCAACGAAGTTGTCTGTCACGGCATTCCCAGCGAAAAGGATATCTTGCAAGAAGGCGACATCATCAATATAGATGTCACGCCATTACTCAATGGATATCACGGTGATAGCTCTCGTACTTTTATGGTGGGTGAGGTATCACCGACCGCCCGTAAGCTTGTAGAAGTGACTGAAAAGTCCCTGTGGAAGGGGATTGAGGCAGTTAAAGTTGGTGGCCGCATTGGCGATATTGGCGCGGCGATTCAGGCCTATGCCGAATCAGAGGGATTTGCAGTGGTGCGTGATTTTGTTGGACATGGTGTCCATCGTATTTTTCACGCGGAGCCGCAGGTCCCGCATTATGGCGTAGCGGGTAAGGGCAAAAAAATTCGTCCTGGCATGGTCTTTACAATTGAGCCAATGCTAAATGAAGGGACTCATGAAGTAGAGCTGCTAGAAGACCAGTGGACCGCTGTTACCCGTGATGGCATGCTTTCTGCGCAGTTTGAACATACGCTAGCGGTAACCAAGTCTGGTGTGGAAGTGCTAACGAAGATGCCTGCAGCGGTTTTAGCTTAG
- a CDS encoding SDR family oxidoreductase, whose product MNKTVLITGASRGIGEAFAQVYAEKQDNLILVARNESDLNALKADLSSQYNINIVVLACDLTKEEEVQQVYDQVEQQNLTVDVLINNAGYGDYGEFVSADWPKLQGMILLNVLALTRLSHLFLPSMIARGQGQILNVSSTAAFQPGPRMAVYFATKAYVLSLSEALSAETEGTGVSVTVLCPGPTQSNFGQNANMEQMALGGNVTSDKLPSALDVAEYGYKALNRGEVVAVHGAINKVLTFMPRLTPRAVIRKGVKQFMAPK is encoded by the coding sequence ATGAACAAAACAGTCCTAATTACTGGGGCATCTAGAGGTATTGGAGAAGCTTTTGCTCAAGTCTATGCTGAGAAACAAGACAACTTAATTTTAGTTGCCCGAAATGAGAGCGACCTCAATGCCTTAAAAGCGGACCTTTCTAGTCAATACAATATAAATATTGTTGTACTTGCTTGCGATCTGACAAAAGAAGAAGAAGTACAACAGGTTTACGATCAAGTAGAGCAACAAAATCTAACTGTAGATGTGCTGATCAACAATGCTGGCTACGGCGATTATGGTGAATTTGTTAGTGCCGATTGGCCCAAGCTTCAAGGGATGATTCTTCTCAACGTGCTAGCGCTTACTCGTCTGAGTCATCTGTTCTTACCTAGCATGATTGCTAGGGGCCAAGGCCAAATTCTCAATGTGTCTTCCACCGCTGCTTTTCAGCCAGGACCGCGGATGGCCGTCTACTTCGCTACCAAAGCCTATGTCCTCTCACTGAGCGAAGCGCTTTCTGCCGAGACTGAAGGCACTGGCGTTAGCGTGACTGTTCTTTGCCCTGGTCCTACCCAATCCAACTTTGGTCAGAACGCTAATATGGAGCAAATGGCACTGGGTGGCAATGTAACTAGCGACAAGCTTCCTAGCGCTCTCGATGTCGCAGAATATGGCTATAAAGCGCTAAATCGGGGCGAGGTGGTTGCCGTTCACGGTGCAATCAACAAAGTGCTGACCTTTATGCCTAGGCTGACACCGCGCGCGGTTATTCGCAAGGGGGTCAAGCAGTTTATGGCCCCGAAATGA